A stretch of Dama dama isolate Ldn47 chromosome 22, ASM3311817v1, whole genome shotgun sequence DNA encodes these proteins:
- the GSG1 gene encoding germ cell-specific gene 1 protein, whose product MGLPKSFSSQRTCLSAILSMLSLSLSTASLLSNYWFVGTQKVPKPLCGKGLPAKCFDVPVPLDGGGSNASSQEVVHYSWETGDDRFTFHAFWSGMWLSCAEIMEEPGERCRRFLELTPPTERGEEGLLEFATLQGPRHPTLRFGGKRLMEKASLSHPPLGLVAKILWLSLGAQFAYIGLELISFLLLLTDLLFTGNPGCGLKLSAFAAISSVLSGLLGMVGHMMYSQVFQATANLGPEDWRPHAWNYGWAFYTAWVSFTCCMASAVTTFNTYTRLVLEFKCRHSKSFRGAPGCQPHHHQCFLQQLACTAQQGGPMTSYPEFHGQPIRSISEGVDFYSELHDKELQQGTSQEPEAKAAGSPVEEC is encoded by the exons ATGGGGCTCCCGAAGAGCTTCTCTAGCCAACGGACATGCCTATCTGCCATCCTCAGCATGCTATCACTCAGCCTCTCCACAGCATCCCTGCTCAGCAACTACTGGTTTGTGGGCACACAGAAGGTGCCCAAGCCCCTGTGCGGGAAAGGTCTACCAGCCAAGTGCTTTGACGTGCCGGTGCCCCTGGATGGGGGCGGCAGCAACGCATCTTCCCAGGAGGTGGTGCACTACAGCTGGGAGACCGGGGATGACCGGTTCACCTTCCATGCCTTCTGGAGCGGCATGTGGCTATCCTGTGCGGAGATCATGGAAGAACCAG GGGAGAGGTGCCGACGTTTCCTTGAACTCACACCACCAACcgagagaggtgaggaaggacTACTGGAATTTGCCACGTTGCAAGGCCCACGTCACCCCACTCTCCGATTTGGAGGGAAGCGGTTGATGGAGAAGgcttccctctcccaccctcccttGGGGCTTGTGGCAA AGATCCTATGGTTATCACTGGGAGCCCAGTTTGCCTACATTGGACTTGAACTCATCAGTTTCCTCCTGCTACTGACGGACTTGCTATTCACAGGGAACCCTGGCTGTGGCCTCAAGCTGAGCGCCTTTGCTGCCATCTCCTCTGTCTTGTCGG GCCTTCTGGGGATGGTGGGCCATATGATGTATTCACAAGTTTTCCAGGCAACGGCCAACTTGGGTCCAGAAGACTGGAGGCCACACGCTTGGAACTACGGCTGGGCTTTCTA CACGGCCTGGGTCTCCTTTACCTGTTGCATGGCATCAGCGGTCACCACCTTCAACACCTACACCCGGCTGGTGCTGGAATTCAAGTGCAGGCACAGTAAGAGCTTCCGAGGAGCCCCAGGCTGCCAACCGCATCATCACCAGTGCTTCCTGCAGCAGCTGGCATGCACAGCCCAGCAGGGGGGCCCCATGACCAGCTACCCCGAGTTCCACGGCCAGCCCATCCGCTCCATCTCCGAAGGGGTAGACTTCTACTCAGAACTACATGACAAGGAACTTCAACAAGGcaccagccaggagcctgaggccAAGGCGGCTGGCTCACCTGTAGAAGAGTGTTAG